A single window of Candidatus Omnitrophota bacterium DNA harbors:
- a CDS encoding tetratricopeptide repeat protein, whose product MQNGWSRLLISLTLSAVLGAPVALAGNSEVQSLYEEGRSLYQEGRFQEALQLYKQAIAKGLNDEVLQGVPVSFVESIPAPQIPTQNAAIAVPERQVAEREQTAAPLQDFSPVRSTDAPSEIAKRAPSEMELLQSLLNEVVTNRKFIDKQRGAIKTEVSKAQRDYWMSAQKARDAQAKLAELRSQVYTLPQGEISEEKFSEEVQKQIDQLEAAYQRERSQLEAQKAQIPAEYVKIEREVLHFGRSVQRAEELRQAEKARIADSEGRLKVYGQEQLALLAQEQELVHREVQLRHRLALHFGAEGKYPQAIENFRAAIELDPQNPNLVADLAVEHARAGKYKPAIAAYRQVLSLNPQDAQAHYNLGVLLEEYGKSPQEALNHYMKYLELAPNAKDAELVRSWIQDIINSQKG is encoded by the coding sequence ATGCAAAACGGTTGGAGTAGACTTCTAATCAGTCTGACCTTGAGTGCAGTTCTGGGAGCTCCCGTGGCCCTAGCCGGGAACTCAGAGGTTCAGTCGCTTTACGAAGAAGGGCGCAGTCTGTACCAGGAAGGCCGTTTTCAAGAGGCCTTGCAGCTTTACAAACAGGCGATTGCAAAGGGTTTGAACGATGAAGTGTTGCAGGGTGTTCCTGTCAGTTTCGTTGAAAGCATTCCCGCGCCGCAAATCCCAACCCAGAATGCTGCGATTGCCGTCCCGGAAAGGCAGGTGGCGGAAAGAGAACAGACTGCGGCGCCGCTTCAAGACTTTTCTCCGGTCCGGTCCACTGACGCACCGTCTGAGATTGCGAAACGCGCTCCTTCGGAAATGGAGCTGCTGCAGTCCTTGCTCAATGAGGTCGTAACAAACCGTAAATTTATCGATAAGCAGCGGGGTGCAATTAAGACAGAGGTCTCCAAGGCGCAGCGTGACTATTGGATGTCGGCGCAGAAGGCCCGCGACGCCCAGGCCAAGCTGGCTGAGCTCCGGAGTCAGGTTTATACTCTGCCCCAAGGCGAGATCAGCGAAGAAAAATTCAGCGAGGAAGTACAGAAGCAGATTGACCAGCTCGAGGCGGCGTATCAGAGAGAGCGCAGCCAGTTGGAGGCACAGAAGGCCCAGATTCCTGCCGAGTATGTGAAGATTGAGCGCGAAGTATTGCATTTTGGCCGCAGTGTTCAAAGGGCTGAAGAACTCAGGCAAGCTGAAAAGGCCCGTATTGCCGATTCCGAGGGCCGTCTCAAGGTCTACGGTCAGGAACAGCTTGCGCTCTTGGCGCAGGAGCAAGAACTGGTTCATCGAGAGGTTCAGCTTCGGCACCGTCTTGCGTTGCATTTTGGAGCTGAGGGGAAGTATCCCCAGGCTATCGAAAATTTCCGTGCCGCAATTGAGTTGGATCCGCAGAACCCCAATCTTGTGGCGGACTTGGCCGTAGAGCATGCGAGAGCCGGTAAGTATAAGCCTGCCATCGCCGCATACCGCCAGGTACTCTCGCTCAATCCTCAAGATGCCCAAGCCCACTATAATCTGGGAGTGCTCTTGGAGGAGTATGGGAAGTCCCCCCAAGAGGCGTTAAACCACTACATGAAGTACCTGGAGTTGGCCCCGAATGCCAAAGATGCCGAGCTTGTGAGGTCTTGGATCCAGGACATCATCAATAGCCAGAAGGGCTGA
- the pilO gene encoding type 4a pilus biogenesis protein PilO, whose amino-acid sequence MIKSLIQQNKMLFLGLVGFLVFLVGFYIGPYKGQIRQTAKLKEQLQPLHDQMVEYEGMILRAPDPVGAIARINEETLRLEQMAPATMDIPRLIQQLASKSEELEIEVAFIRPRDDFENVKGAAPQGVYRIYVEVQLQTDYQSLGRYIEELGGLTLLCTIEDMTLETNKDIPAGLIQANLIVSSYVLTAGRSS is encoded by the coding sequence ATGATTAAATCATTGATTCAGCAGAACAAAATGCTTTTCTTGGGGCTCGTCGGGTTCCTTGTGTTTCTGGTGGGCTTCTATATCGGGCCGTACAAGGGCCAAATCCGGCAGACGGCCAAGCTCAAGGAGCAATTACAGCCTTTGCACGACCAAATGGTGGAGTACGAAGGGATGATTTTGAGGGCCCCGGATCCGGTCGGTGCGATTGCAAGGATAAACGAAGAGACTTTGCGTTTGGAGCAGATGGCCCCCGCGACAATGGATATTCCGCGTTTGATCCAGCAGCTGGCTTCCAAAAGCGAGGAATTGGAAATTGAGGTTGCCTTTATCCGGCCCCGCGATGATTTTGAAAACGTGAAGGGGGCTGCTCCTCAAGGTGTCTACCGAATTTATGTTGAAGTCCAGCTGCAAACGGATTACCAGTCCCTGGGCCGGTATATAGAGGAGCTCGGAGGCCTGACCCTCTTGTGCACTATTGAGGATATGACCTTGGAAACAAATAAGGATATCCCCGCAGGCCTGATTCAGGCGAATTTGATTGTGAGCAGTTATGTGCTCACTGCCGGGAGAAGCAGCTAA
- a CDS encoding secretin and TonB N-terminal domain-containing protein translates to MAIRHLSQFYRRASVAALLLTLGIVSGTSLGLAQESPGTPPPSSHKQMSLITMDFRDTEIGDVLRLLAKQHDMNIILSEEVRGPITVQFSEVTVDEAIDAVITVNGYAYTRRGNVIKVTTPEAAEREPPVTRVFTVNNASVATLQAALQPVLTATGSIQVDERSRSIIVTDTAAAVESVGELINDLDYQTPQVLIESRIIETVLGDNQALGINWNMQASARGASRPTTAPWKNWGSDKDIYPQNEREISQEVVEVNGVDQFQTTIATDFGLKGVILGNDTLQFAQFPAAAITDFVFGTLDFSAFQAALQILYSNSETRTLSNPRVTTLDNQEARIVVGTRTPVPTFERNENTGSFEITGFDKEEVGITLTVTPHVSHDNYITMDIVPEVSSILRFTSEFEVPVVSTRTANTSVRVPDGHTVVIGGLLEEVNTEGSTKVPVLGDIPLLGYLFKQKTDDLTQTDLLVFITGHIMNDDMVDRSARHAISRVDKPSFFADPLVDPVETAEVAEVAAAVETPVKESAGKSKKPLKLNHRGAGGQE, encoded by the coding sequence ATGGCGATTCGACACCTCAGTCAGTTTTACAGAAGGGCCTCTGTGGCCGCTCTGCTTTTGACGCTTGGAATTGTGAGCGGGACTTCTCTGGGTTTGGCGCAGGAATCGCCGGGAACTCCTCCCCCTTCGAGCCACAAACAGATGTCTCTGATTACGATGGATTTTCGGGATACGGAAATTGGGGATGTCCTGCGTTTGCTGGCCAAGCAGCATGACATGAATATTATTCTTTCCGAAGAGGTGCGCGGCCCGATCACTGTGCAGTTTTCAGAGGTGACTGTGGACGAGGCCATTGATGCGGTGATTACCGTCAACGGCTATGCCTATACCCGGCGCGGCAATGTAATCAAGGTCACGACTCCGGAAGCGGCGGAACGCGAGCCTCCTGTAACCCGCGTATTTACCGTGAATAATGCCAGTGTGGCGACCCTGCAGGCTGCATTGCAGCCCGTGCTGACGGCCACGGGGTCCATCCAGGTGGACGAGCGTTCGCGCTCCATTATTGTGACCGATACGGCGGCTGCGGTGGAGAGTGTGGGAGAGCTGATTAATGACCTGGATTACCAGACTCCGCAAGTATTGATCGAATCACGCATCATTGAAACAGTGCTTGGCGACAACCAGGCTTTGGGAATCAACTGGAATATGCAGGCTTCTGCCAGAGGGGCCTCCAGACCCACGACAGCGCCCTGGAAAAATTGGGGTAGCGACAAGGACATATACCCGCAGAACGAGCGGGAGATCTCCCAGGAAGTTGTCGAAGTCAACGGCGTGGACCAGTTCCAGACCACCATTGCCACGGACTTTGGTCTCAAAGGGGTTATTCTGGGTAACGACACTTTGCAGTTCGCCCAGTTTCCCGCGGCCGCGATCACGGACTTTGTTTTCGGCACCTTGGATTTTTCGGCTTTTCAAGCCGCACTGCAGATCCTTTACAGCAACAGCGAGACACGAACCCTCTCCAATCCGCGCGTGACAACCCTGGACAACCAGGAAGCGCGTATTGTGGTGGGAACGCGCACGCCGGTCCCGACCTTTGAGCGCAATGAAAACACGGGTAGTTTTGAAATCACCGGTTTTGACAAAGAGGAAGTGGGAATCACCCTGACGGTCACACCGCACGTGAGTCATGACAATTACATCACCATGGATATCGTTCCGGAAGTCAGCAGCATCCTGCGTTTTACTTCTGAATTCGAAGTGCCGGTGGTTTCTACCCGAACGGCCAATACCAGCGTGCGGGTTCCGGACGGGCATACGGTTGTGATCGGCGGCTTGCTGGAAGAAGTCAATACGGAAGGGAGCACCAAAGTCCCGGTGCTCGGAGATATCCCGCTACTGGGTTACCTCTTTAAACAAAAGACGGACGACCTTACCCAGACGGATCTCTTGGTGTTTATCACCGGCCATATCATGAACGATGATATGGTGGACCGGAGCGCCCGGCATGCAATAAGTCGTGTGGACAAACCCAGTTTCTTTGCGGATCCTCTGGTTGATCCGGTGGAGACGGCCGAAGTTGCCGAGGTGGCTGCGGCCGTGGAGACTCCTGTGAAAGAATCTGCGGGCAAGAGCAAAAAGCCGTTGAAATTGAACCACCGGGGTGCTGGAGGCCAGGAATAG
- a CDS encoding sigma 54-interacting transcriptional regulator, whose product MNPSSSGPEKKLERLTALLEVSAQLNSTLQLDELLQIILDNATKAVGAQAGSVILLDESSGDLTCKVAMGEKREQVKEWFRLKLGQGIAGWVAQSGEPLLVSDVKQDKRFYSKVDEVTGFMTESILCTPLKIRDKILGVLEVVNSQGEEGFTQEDLDLLIAFSSQAAVSVQNAILVQGMDRERRYLREALEEKIQMVGSSPYSLGLRDLIAKVGPTDSTVLLRGESGTGKELVARALHQTSRRSAKAFVCVNCAALSASLLESELFGHEKGAFTGADRKRIGRFELADGGTVFLDEIGVMSLETQVKFLRVLQEREFERVGSAETLRVDTRIIAATNEELESAIAQGKFREDLYYRLKVVEIQLEPLRQRPVDIQELVTYYLQRFGGEVGKTFSGIEEEAVRVLEHYSWPGNIRELRNAIEHAVVLGSGPRLTLKDLPHTLQQLRGTETSETMADMERRHIERVLRSTGWNKRKTATILQVSRNRLDRKIEAYGLRGPEADS is encoded by the coding sequence ATGAATCCAAGCTCATCCGGACCCGAGAAAAAGCTCGAACGCCTGACTGCCCTTTTGGAGGTCAGCGCTCAACTGAATTCAACCCTCCAGCTCGACGAGTTGTTGCAAATCATCTTGGATAATGCGACCAAAGCAGTGGGGGCCCAGGCCGGTTCGGTCATCCTTTTGGATGAATCCTCAGGGGATCTCACCTGCAAGGTGGCCATGGGGGAGAAGAGGGAACAGGTTAAGGAATGGTTCCGGCTCAAATTGGGCCAGGGCATTGCCGGGTGGGTGGCCCAGAGCGGGGAGCCCTTGCTGGTGAGCGATGTAAAGCAGGATAAACGATTTTACTCCAAGGTGGACGAGGTCACGGGCTTTATGACGGAGTCCATTCTCTGCACTCCCTTAAAAATCCGCGACAAGATCCTCGGGGTGCTCGAAGTGGTTAATTCCCAAGGTGAGGAGGGGTTTACGCAAGAAGATCTGGATCTGCTGATTGCCTTTTCCAGCCAAGCCGCGGTCTCGGTTCAAAATGCCATCTTGGTGCAAGGCATGGATCGCGAACGCCGCTATCTGCGGGAGGCTTTGGAAGAAAAAATCCAGATGGTCGGCAGCAGCCCGTATAGCCTGGGTTTGCGGGATCTGATTGCCAAGGTGGGCCCGACGGATTCAACGGTTCTTCTCAGGGGGGAGAGCGGCACCGGCAAGGAACTGGTGGCGCGCGCTTTGCACCAAACCAGCCGTCGCTCTGCCAAGGCCTTTGTCTGTGTTAATTGTGCCGCCTTGAGTGCGTCTCTTTTGGAGAGCGAGCTCTTCGGTCATGAAAAGGGTGCTTTTACCGGAGCAGACCGCAAGCGTATCGGCCGTTTCGAATTGGCGGACGGGGGCACGGTTTTCTTGGACGAAATCGGAGTGATGTCTTTAGAGACTCAGGTCAAGTTTTTGCGCGTTTTGCAGGAGCGGGAATTTGAGCGTGTGGGAAGTGCCGAGACATTGAGAGTGGATACCCGGATCATTGCCGCGACCAACGAGGAACTCGAATCGGCGATTGCCCAAGGCAAGTTCCGGGAGGACCTCTACTACCGCCTCAAGGTGGTGGAGATTCAACTGGAGCCTTTGCGGCAGCGGCCGGTAGATATCCAGGAGTTAGTAACCTATTATTTGCAACGGTTTGGAGGGGAAGTAGGCAAGACATTTTCGGGCATTGAGGAGGAGGCGGTGCGGGTGCTGGAGCACTATTCTTGGCCCGGGAATATCCGGGAGCTGCGGAATGCCATCGAACATGCGGTGGTCCTCGGAAGCGGCCCTCGGCTGACCCTTAAAGATTTGCCGCATACGCTGCAGCAGCTCCGGGGCACGGAGACGAGCGAAACCATGGCGGATATGGAGCGAAGGCATATCGAGCGTGTGTTGCGGTCCACAGGTTGGAACAAGCGCAAGACGGCGACAATTCTGCAGGTTTCCAGAAATCGATTGGACCGGAAGATCGAGGCCTACGGTCTTCGCGGGCCGGAAGCGGACTCTTGA
- the pilM gene encoding pilus assembly protein PilM — MVVDPSEIPDEFAGYIKKKPGEEGDAGKSPEQPQDPKPAAWPPPPSGSQPEEKSSAPSWPPSAGEENSVPPKESVPPGASAQNAPTTGRATEVEAPTLIDASLSEEPPRSFVHKLTEKFSPKKIIYGIDLGDSSVKVVKVRQVASGFQLADFWHQELPPAVCAKRDRRREYLIEYLRGLVVPEPGVVAHGMWLCSGDSVSISSVLVPKLSGKDLKGALIMEAKKQAAFSVDPNNFFYVAGTDSPEKGKLQVLTVASQRDHIDDAVAIMEEVGLHPAQINVLPFALENLVTQANLIREDEVVGVLDLGAKRSALSCFAHGRLQFFRELPMGGDQLTQSMMRTVTTASGKRDVSFEESEQVKKEVGIPGPDQHEAEFGGLTGWGIAGMVRPVLERLRTEIQRSLNYYKQTFKITKIDRLLICGGASRMKGFLEYLSKNLPEVQVSELNSLQLVGEWVDADNYDWKRLKAASPDLAVALGLVVRPKRQKFNLAPPELALKYRLASLKLGLKLLIPLFALAAGFMYLGVSAQVANYKRLITNAESGLEQMEVTVSQIQILDQKKANYEKRKGLLDKAVGRQPLWHGVLKELSHITSDNIVLKKIEVMEQEQPQQLLLQGLVAQTYTSLDVALSQYLIALDESPFFERVQLVSTDRDPYSPTPRAEFKVSCQLVY, encoded by the coding sequence GTGGTCGTCGACCCTTCAGAAATTCCTGACGAATTCGCCGGTTACATAAAGAAGAAGCCAGGAGAAGAAGGAGACGCAGGCAAGTCTCCGGAGCAGCCTCAAGATCCCAAGCCTGCTGCCTGGCCTCCGCCTCCTTCAGGTTCCCAACCTGAAGAAAAGTCTTCTGCCCCCTCGTGGCCGCCTTCAGCAGGAGAAGAGAATTCAGTGCCTCCCAAGGAGTCTGTGCCGCCCGGGGCCTCAGCCCAGAATGCCCCAACTACAGGCCGGGCCACGGAAGTGGAAGCGCCCACACTTATTGATGCTTCTTTGAGTGAGGAGCCTCCGCGTTCTTTTGTTCACAAACTCACCGAGAAATTTTCCCCCAAGAAGATTATTTACGGAATTGATTTGGGAGACAGCAGTGTCAAGGTGGTCAAAGTCCGCCAAGTGGCTTCCGGCTTTCAGCTCGCGGATTTTTGGCACCAAGAACTTCCGCCGGCGGTTTGCGCCAAGCGTGACAGGCGCCGCGAGTACTTGATTGAGTACCTGCGCGGGCTTGTGGTTCCGGAGCCGGGGGTGGTGGCTCACGGCATGTGGCTTTGCAGCGGGGATTCCGTGAGCATTTCCTCTGTGCTGGTTCCCAAGCTTTCGGGCAAGGACCTCAAGGGCGCGCTCATTATGGAGGCTAAAAAGCAAGCGGCCTTTTCCGTGGATCCGAATAATTTTTTCTATGTGGCCGGGACCGACTCGCCGGAAAAGGGCAAGCTCCAGGTTCTGACTGTGGCTTCGCAGCGGGATCACATTGACGATGCGGTCGCCATTATGGAAGAGGTGGGTTTGCACCCCGCACAAATCAACGTGCTTCCTTTTGCCTTGGAGAATTTGGTGACCCAGGCCAATTTGATCCGGGAAGACGAGGTGGTGGGCGTGTTGGATTTGGGGGCCAAGCGGTCGGCCCTCAGTTGTTTTGCCCATGGCCGTTTGCAGTTCTTCCGGGAACTTCCCATGGGCGGGGATCAGTTGACCCAATCCATGATGCGCACAGTTACGACCGCGTCCGGCAAGCGGGATGTCAGTTTCGAAGAATCAGAGCAAGTTAAAAAGGAAGTGGGGATTCCCGGACCGGACCAACACGAGGCCGAGTTCGGGGGTCTGACGGGGTGGGGGATTGCCGGCATGGTCCGGCCGGTGCTGGAGCGCCTGCGTACTGAAATTCAGCGCTCACTCAACTACTACAAGCAGACCTTCAAGATTACAAAGATAGACCGTTTGCTCATTTGCGGCGGAGCATCGCGCATGAAGGGCTTCCTGGAATACCTCAGCAAGAATTTGCCCGAGGTCCAGGTTTCCGAGCTCAATTCCCTCCAGCTGGTCGGGGAGTGGGTTGACGCAGATAATTACGATTGGAAACGTCTGAAGGCGGCTTCCCCGGATCTGGCCGTGGCCCTGGGGCTTGTGGTGCGTCCTAAGCGCCAGAAGTTCAATCTGGCTCCGCCGGAGCTGGCTCTGAAATACCGGCTGGCCAGTCTTAAGCTCGGTTTAAAACTACTCATTCCTCTTTTTGCGCTTGCCGCTGGTTTTATGTACCTGGGTGTTTCTGCGCAAGTGGCCAACTACAAGAGACTCATTACCAATGCGGAATCCGGTCTGGAACAGATGGAGGTCACGGTTTCCCAGATTCAGATTCTGGATCAGAAAAAGGCGAATTATGAGAAACGTAAAGGGTTGCTGGACAAGGCCGTGGGACGCCAACCCCTTTGGCACGGAGTCTTGAAGGAGCTTAGCCACATCACAAGCGACAATATTGTGCTGAAAAAGATTGAGGTCATGGAGCAGGAACAACCTCAGCAGCTTCTGTTGCAGGGGCTGGTGGCCCAAACCTACACCTCTCTGGATGTGGCTCTCTCGCAGTATTTGATTGCGCTGGATGAATCCCCGTTTTTCGAAAGGGTGCAGTTAGTTTCCACGGACCGCGATCCGTACTCACCGACGCCGCGTGCTGAGTTCAAGGTGTCGTGTCAGTTGGTGTACTAA
- a CDS encoding DUF3307 domain-containing protein produces MEWFLFSRLLLGHLIGDFPLQTGTIYRLKIQSLRGTILHAGIVTFTMCLMGLPYWGYGWFWAAMIFVLISHTVEDWAKVNVYSRWAPLNGFWGFFLDQVIHVVTIFVIFLTPLGYLPVAEVPTLSNTGSWLVQLYLDNHAMVIITAYVFSLFAGTYFLSFFKASFYRAQEGAEDRSLENLNRRFGILERTLITTSFLYPDRCFYLILLAGLLRLPFPKLRVSVDYCLNLAFAGCIGVAMWMLLLAI; encoded by the coding sequence ATGGAGTGGTTTCTTTTTAGTCGACTTCTGCTCGGACACCTGATCGGGGACTTCCCTCTCCAAACCGGCACAATTTACCGCCTCAAGATTCAAAGTCTGCGCGGCACGATCCTCCACGCCGGCATTGTGACCTTTACCATGTGTTTGATGGGCCTGCCCTATTGGGGATACGGGTGGTTTTGGGCTGCCATGATCTTTGTGCTTATTTCCCACACTGTTGAGGACTGGGCCAAAGTCAACGTGTACTCGCGATGGGCCCCGCTCAACGGATTCTGGGGTTTCTTCCTGGACCAGGTCATCCATGTGGTCACCATCTTTGTGATTTTTCTGACTCCGCTTGGGTATCTGCCCGTTGCTGAAGTACCCACCCTATCCAATACAGGTTCATGGCTGGTGCAGCTCTACCTGGACAACCACGCCATGGTGATCATTACGGCCTATGTCTTTTCCTTATTTGCAGGAACGTATTTTTTGAGTTTCTTTAAAGCAAGCTTCTATCGAGCCCAGGAGGGCGCAGAAGACCGCTCCCTGGAGAATCTGAACCGGCGTTTCGGGATTCTTGAGAGAACACTCATCACCACATCTTTTCTTTATCCGGATCGATGTTTCTACCTTATTCTCCTTGCCGGGCTTTTGCGCTTGCCTTTCCCCAAGCTCCGGGTCTCGGTGGACTACTGCCTGAATCTAGCGTTTGCCGGTTGCATCGGTGTGGCCATGTGGATGTTGCTGCTCGCGATTTGA
- a CDS encoding helix-turn-helix domain-containing protein — MIRRIYGPAEGENQQNSRPEMMTLKDVARYCGVHEVTIYRLLKETDIPAVKLRGQWRFRKDLLDAWLEEGMNRHRVA; from the coding sequence ATGATTCGTCGGATTTATGGCCCTGCCGAGGGAGAAAACCAGCAGAACTCCCGACCGGAAATGATGACACTGAAAGACGTTGCAAGATATTGCGGGGTTCATGAGGTCACCATCTACCGGCTCCTGAAAGAAACCGATATCCCGGCCGTCAAGTTGCGTGGCCAATGGCGTTTCCGCAAAGATTTGCTGGATGCGTGGCTCGAAGAGGGAATGAACCGGCACCGGGTTGCCTAG
- a CDS encoding type II secretion system F family protein, with protein MPAYSYKATDSEGRIVKGTLTAGDETAVSTRLDEMGYTPISITLSKGGGPSKFSGDMNISFGPPKVKAMHLIAFTRQFATIIKAGVPIVQGLGILAQQTESDGLKRVLKEAIVDIESGTNLSDAIKKHPSVFSEIYINTIAAGESGGVLESVLLKLSDMLERDNETRQNVKQAMQYPILTLVALGVAMFVLVTFVVPKFSSMYARFESDLPLPTQVLIWANFAITNYWFIVLPAMVGAFFAIRFYAKTKIGTWHFDSLSLKIPVFGQLFQKVAMSRFSMMLMTLNHAGLPILQSFDIVSRTVGNVVVGKEVSKIRQAVADGRGISDTVLKCKTFPPLVGHMISIGEKTGELDEMLHSVAEYYDLEIKSMIKNLTTLIEPLMTAVLGTVVLGMALAIFLPMWNMIKLFRGGHG; from the coding sequence ATGCCTGCCTATAGCTACAAAGCCACAGACTCTGAGGGAAGGATTGTCAAAGGCACTCTAACTGCCGGAGACGAGACCGCTGTCTCAACGCGTTTGGATGAGATGGGGTACACGCCGATCTCCATTACCTTGAGCAAAGGAGGCGGCCCCAGCAAGTTCTCGGGTGACATGAATATCAGTTTTGGCCCCCCCAAGGTCAAAGCGATGCATCTCATTGCCTTTACACGCCAATTCGCCACCATCATCAAGGCGGGTGTGCCCATTGTGCAAGGCCTGGGTATTCTGGCCCAGCAAACCGAGAGCGACGGGCTTAAACGGGTGCTCAAAGAGGCCATCGTAGATATTGAAAGCGGCACCAACCTGTCGGATGCAATCAAGAAGCATCCATCTGTGTTTTCCGAAATTTATATCAACACGATTGCGGCCGGTGAATCGGGTGGTGTGCTGGAAAGCGTGTTGCTGAAGCTGTCCGACATGCTTGAGCGGGATAATGAGACGCGGCAGAACGTAAAGCAAGCCATGCAATACCCGATTCTGACTTTGGTGGCCTTGGGCGTGGCTATGTTTGTGCTGGTCACCTTTGTTGTTCCCAAATTCTCATCCATGTATGCACGGTTCGAATCGGATTTACCCTTACCGACTCAGGTCCTTATTTGGGCGAATTTTGCGATAACCAATTATTGGTTCATTGTTTTGCCGGCCATGGTAGGGGCCTTCTTTGCCATTCGATTTTATGCCAAGACCAAGATCGGTACCTGGCATTTTGATTCTCTTTCCTTAAAGATACCGGTCTTTGGGCAGCTTTTTCAGAAGGTCGCTATGTCCCGTTTTTCGATGATGCTGATGACCCTCAACCACGCGGGTCTGCCGATCCTGCAATCCTTTGACATTGTCAGCCGCACGGTCGGCAATGTGGTTGTGGGAAAGGAAGTCTCCAAAATCCGGCAGGCCGTGGCAGACGGACGCGGGATTTCAGACACAGTACTTAAGTGCAAGACGTTCCCTCCCTTGGTGGGGCATATGATCTCCATTGGGGAGAAAACAGGCGAACTGGACGAGATGTTGCATTCTGTGGCCGAATACTATGATCTGGAAATCAAGTCCATGATTAAGAACCTCACCACCCTGATAGAACCCCTCATGACCGCTGTTCTCGGCACCGTGGTGCTCGGAATGGCTCTCGCGATCTTCCTGCCCATGTGGAACATGATCAAGCTCTTCCGGGGCGGACACGGTTAA